Genomic window (Octopus bimaculoides isolate UCB-OBI-ISO-001 chromosome 28, ASM119413v2, whole genome shotgun sequence):
ACACTGGCAGAAGATTATTGaagcaaaaaacaagaaaaagatcaTATTTTGTGATTTTTCGAAGAAAAGTAATGGAAAAGAGTGAAACACTAAAGGAACTGATTTTtccagaagataaagaaaaagggaGTCGAAAATTGTCACATGACTGTGATGTCTGTAAaaagtcattctctcaaaagtGTTACTTGACACTACACCAACGTATTCATAGAAAGgggaagccatttcactgtgacatctgtggtaaatcattctctcgaaaaaGTAGCTTGACTACACACAAAcctactcatacaggagagaagacTTATGACTGTGAAGTCTGTGGTACATCATTCTCTCAGCAGAGTTCTTTAGATTCTCACAAGCGTCtccatacaggggagaagccatttcactgtgacaactgtggtaaatcattctctcatagtaATAATttgactacacacaaacgtattcataccggAGAGAAGCCTCATCGCTGTGCTGTCTGTTTTACGTCATTCTCTCAGCGAAGTGGCCTTTATTCGCATATGCGTTtccatacaggggagaaaccatttcactgtgacatctgtggtaaatcattctttcaaaaatGTGACTTGACTAGACACAAGCGTATTCACACGGGAGAgaagccttatcactgtgatgtctgcaGTATGTCATTCTCTGACCGAAGTGCTTTGAGTTATCACATACGTGTTCATACAGGGAAGAAGCCATTTcgctgtgacatttgtggtaaatcattctctgtaagtgGTACATTGACtagacacatacgtattcatactggagagaagccatatcactgtgaggTCTGTGGTACATCATTCTCTCAGCGAAGTGCCTTAAAatctcacaaacgtgttcatacaggagagaagccattccaCTGTGAattttgtggtaaatcattctctaaaaacATTAGcttgactacacacaaacgtattcataccggAGAGAAGCCTTATCACTGTGACGTTTGTTTTACATCATTCTCTCATCGAAGTGCTTTTAATTTGCATATGCGTTtccatacaggggagaagccatttcactgtgaaatctgtggtaaatcattctttcagaAAGGTAGcttgactacacacaaacgtattcatacaggagacaagccttatcactgtgatgtctgtagtATGTTATTCTCTGACCGAAGTGCTTTAAATTAtcacatacatgttcatacagggaagaagccatttcactgtgacatttgtggtaaatcattctctggaagtggTACATTgactacacacatacgtattcatactggagagaagccatatcactgtgaagtctgtggtaaatcattctctcagcgAAGTACCTTAAAatctcacaaacgtgttcatacaggggagaagccattccACTGTGaattctgtggtaaatcattctctcaaagtaacaccttgactaaacacaaatgtattaatacCGGAGAGAAACTCCATCCTTCTGTCTGTGGTTGGCCATTCACTCAACATAGCAAAGTAACTTCTCCCAAACATGATCATAAGGGGAATAAGCAATCTCactgatatttgtggtaaatcattctccctaAGTGGTGACCTAACCCTTTACTATGTACTTGATTCTCTCGAATGtgatgtttattcacattgttttcaattcgTCATGCATTAACTCACAGCTTTCAAGCGTTGgtgatgtgattgtctatttagagaatgacattgtagggaaagTGTAAGAGGCAGTGTCTagcttgtttgaacataaaataggtagaatattagATCAAATATGAGTGGTTTAAATGCTGAATGGTTAACACTAGAA
Coding sequences:
- the LOC106871783 gene encoding zinc finger protein OZF-like, producing MEKSETLKELIFPEDKEKGSRKLSHDCDVCKKSFSQKCYLTLHQRIHRKGKPFHCDICGKSFSRKSSLTTHKPTHTGEKTYDCEVCGTSFSQQSSLDSHKRLHTGEKPFHCDNCGKSFSHSNNLTTHKRIHTGEKPHRCAVCFTSFSQRSGLYSHMRFHTGEKPFHCDICGKSFFQKCDLTRHKRIHTGEKPYHCDVCSMSFSDRSALSYHIRVHTGKKPFRCDICGKSFSVSGTLTRHIRIHTGEKPYHCEVCGTSFSQRSALKSHKRVHTGEKPFHCEFCGKSFSKNISLTTHKRIHTGEKPYHCDVCFTSFSHRSAFNLHMRFHTGEKPFHCEICGKSFFQKGSLTTHKRIHTGDKPYHCDVCSMLFSDRSALNYHIHVHTGKKPFHCDICGKSFSGSGTLTTHIRIHTGEKPYHCEVCGKSFSQRSTLKSHKRVHTGEKPFHCEFCGKSFSQSNTLTKHKCINTGEKLHPSVCGWPFTQHSKVTSPKHDHKGNKQSH